Proteins encoded by one window of Salvia splendens isolate huo1 chromosome 14, SspV2, whole genome shotgun sequence:
- the LOC121765884 gene encoding protein S-acyltransferase 21-like: MARRHGWQLPAHSFQVVAMAVFFLLSAAFYAFFAPFLGKEIFEYIATGIYSFLALSVFILYVRCTAIDPADPGILIEADNDKMSTYTSHVGTELTGTLSAAEEPGKFVGLKNAGTSYEHDSRRCLNVGCCLCYCLVKEDCRKDEINLEEENGEEEALFCTLCNAEVRKFSKHCRSCDKCVDGFDHHCRWLNNCVGRKNYISFVCLMAASLAWLVFECAVGIAVLVRCFVDRKATENTIVDRLGDGFSRPPFATVVALCTAVSLLATVPLGELFFFHIILIRKGITTYEYVVAMRTQSEPPGPSVEGGDQQGLPSSPTSSAVTTISGRSSLGMGLQYKGAWCTPPRIFMDHQDEIVPHLEPGRLPSTVDPDHVVQGKKVPQRPIRISAWKLAKLDSHEAIKAGAKARASSSVLRPIGSRPNPYDGDHMSSTTMSSPTSTRHGYYDSRAGTSRLSPAKSSYPPSRASRDDVNTCAHSVSNLSSPLAANVTPSPMAGQHSSNLNPMYQSSVVHSLLSARASETNEAPRIPARKNNSNNNVRPTDGAKSSVYWDPEAGRFVSSASRSVGGSSSAMELTYSGQSIFFGGPLVNEQLNRSGRSTGPPQQSSTASYYQQGRSQRGGQLPVFVPSDSQQQQNKFSSNLE; encoded by the exons ATGGCGAGGCGTCATGGGTGGCAACTTCCAGCTCACTCCTTTCAG GTTGTGGCAATGGCAGTTTTTTTCCTATTATCTGCTGCTTTCTATGCGTTTTTCGCTCCTTTTTTGGGGAAGGAAATCTTTGAGTACATTGCTACAGGCATCTATTCTTTCCTG GCACTCTCTGTGTTTATACTTTATGTGCGATGCACGGCTATTGATCCTGCTGATCCTGGGATTCTCATTGAAGCAGACAATGACAAGATGTCGACATACACATCACATGTTGGCACAGAGTTGACTG GTACGTTATCTGCAGCTGAAGAGCCCGGTAAATTTGTAGGGCTGAAGAATGCAGGAACATCATACGAACATGATTCACGTCGTTGTTTGAATGTCGGATGTTGCCTTTGCTATTGTCTTGTGAAAGAGGATTGTCGCAAGGATGAAATTAATTTAGAGGAAGAAAATGGCGAGGAGGAGGCTTTGTTCTGCACATTGTGCAATGCTGAG GTGAGGAAGTTCAGCAAACATTGCAGAAGTTGTGACAAATGTGTTGATGGATTCGATCATCATTGCCGG TGGCTGAATAATTGTGTGGGCAGGAAAAACTACATATCGTTTGTATGCTTAATGGCTGCAAGCCTTGCCTGG CTCGTATTTGAATGCGCAGTGGGGATTGCTGTTCTTGTTCGCTGTTTTGTTGATAGAAAAGCTACTGAGAACACAATCGTGGACAGGCTCGGAGATGGATTTTCTCGTCCTCCGTTTGCTACTGTGGTG GCGCTATGTACAGCTGTTTCCTTACTCGCGACTGTTCCTTTGGGAGAGTTATTCTTTTTTCACATCATTCTTATTCGAAAG GGTATCACGACGTATGAATATGTGGTTGCCATGAGGACCCAAAGTGAACCCCCCGGACCTTCTGTAGAGGGAGGAGATCAACAAGGTTTACCATCTTCGCCAACCAGCTCAGCTGTGACCACCATTAGCGGTAGAAGTTCCCTTGGAATGGGTCTACAATATAAAGGCGCTTGGTGCACTCCACCGAGGATATTTATGGATCATCAG GATGAAATCGTGCCTCACCTCGAGCCTGGTCGGCTGCCATCAACGGTCGATCCGGATCACGTAGTTCAAGGCAAAAAAGTGCCGCAGCGCCCCATCAGAATCAGCGCATGGAAGCTGGCGAAACTGGACTCCCACGAGGCGATCAAAGCCGGTGCAAAGGCCCGAGCGTCGTCCTCCGTTCTACGCCCCATCGGTTCCCGACCTAATCCGTACGACGGCGACCACATGTCGAGCACAACCATGAGCAGCCCTACTAGCACGAGACACGGATACTATGACTCTCGAGCGGGCACTTCCCGACTATCGCCGGCAAAGAGCTCGTACCCGCCTAGCCGAGCCAGTCGGGACGATGTCAACACATGCGCCCACAGCGTCAGCAACCTGAGCAGCCCTCTCGCCGCAAACGTCACCCCCTCACCGATGGCAGGGCAGCACTCGTCGAACTTGAACCCGATGTACCAGTCTTCCGTTGTGCATTCGCTCTTGTCGGCAAGGGCCAGCGAGACCAATGAGGCTCCTCGGATCCCAGCGAGGAAGAACAACAGTAACAACAATGTGAGGCCCACAGACGGGGCAAAGTCCTCAGTGTACTGGGATCCGGAGGCGGGAAGGTTTGTCTCGTCCGCCTCGAGGAGCGTTGGTGGTTCCTCTTCTGCGATGGAGCTCACGTATTCGGGCCAGTCGATATTCTTTGGAGGGCCGCTCGTGAACGAGCAGCTGAACAGGAGCGGGCGCTCGACTGGTCCTCCGCAGCAGAGCTCGACGGCAAGCTATTACCAGCAGGGGAGGTCGCAGCGTGGAGGGCAGCTTCCTGTGTTTGTGCCGAGTGATTCACAGCAGCAGCAAAACAAATTTTCTTCTAATTTAGAGTAG